The following nucleotide sequence is from Pseudonocardia abyssalis.
AGGTGCTCCTGAACGAGCGCCTCGAACTGCTGGCCGAGCGTCGCCGCGAGATCGCCTGACCCGAGATCGTCTGACGCAGCCGAACCACCACGGAGCCGGGCCACCCCAGTGGGGTGGCCCGGCTCTTGTTCGTCCGCGGCCCGTCGCACCATGATTCCGGCATGAGCAGCGAAGACCCCGGCCACCTGGCCTTCTGGGCCCGCCCGGACGACGAACGCGCCGCCGTCTTCGCCGCGCTGCGCCGCCGGGACGGGCTGCCGTGGGTCCCGTTCACCAACCGCGCACCGTTCACCCCGAGCCGCGACGGCTTCCACGCCGTCGTCCGGCACGCCGACGTCGTGGCGGCGACCCGGGACGCCCGGCTGTTCGGCAACGCCCCCAACGCCGCCTCGCTCTACGACATCCCCCCGTGGCTGCTGCGCTACCTCGACTCGATGATCAGCAAGGACGGGCCGGAGCACGCGCGGCTGCGCAAGGTCCTCGCGCGGGCGTTCTCGCCGAGGATGCTGGCGCGGCTGGAGTCCGACATCCGCACCCGTGCCACCCGGATCGTGGACGACGTGCTGACCGAGCGCTCCGGGGAGTTCGTGTCCCGGGTCGCGCAGCGGCTGCCGGTGGCCGTCATCTGCACGATGCTCGGTCTCGACGACACCCACCACGACCTCGTCGCCCGCCACGGCAACACCCTGGTCGGCTCCAACGACCCGGAGCACAACGGCGTCAGCCGCGCGTACCTGATGCGGCACGGGGCGCCCGGCGTGCGGCACCTGCTGCCGCTGAGCGCCCGCCTGGCGTTCGCCGGTGAGCAGCTGCACCGCCTGGTGCGCCGCACCGGTCGCGAGCGGCTGCGCGAGCCCCGCGACGACCTCATCTCGACCCTGGTGCACGCCGACGTCGACGGCGAGCGGCTCACCCCGCGCGAGGTCGGCACCCTGTTCATCCTGCTGGTGCTGGCCGGCAGCGAGACCACGCGCGCCACGATCTCCCACGCCCTGCGCCTGCTCACCGACCATCCCGAGCAGCGCGAGCACCTGCTGGCCGACGTGCCGGGACGGATCGGCGGCGCGGTCGAGGAGACGGTGCGCCACGCCAGCCCGGTGCTGCAGTTCCGCCGCACCGCCACCGCCGACGGCGAGCTCGCCGGCACCCCGGTCCGGGCCGGTGACAAGCTGCTGCTGTTCTACACCTCGGCCAACCGCGACGAGGCCGTGTTCACCGACCCGGACCGGTTCGACATCACCCGCTCCCCGAACCCGCACCTGGGCTTCGGCGGCCCCGGACCCCACTACTGCCTGGGTGCGGCGCTGGCCCGCACCGAGGCGACGATCCTGCTCACCGAGCTGCTGACCCGGGCACCCACGATCCGGGCCGTGGGCGAGCCGGACCGGTTGCTGTCGGACTTCGTGAACGGCGTGAAGCGGCAGGCGTACGCGCTCTGAGAGACCTCAGGCGTCGAGGACCTGGCCGGCGCTGCGCACGACGGGCGGCAGGGTGCTCCACGGGAAGTTGATCCACTTGTCGGTGCGCCGCCACACGTACTCGCACTGCACCGTGGAGTGCGGCTTCTCGTAGACCACCGCGCAGCGGACGTCGGCGACGTGCCCGACGCAGAAGTCGCGTACCAGCTTCAGCGTGGCCCCGGTGTCGGCGACGTCGTCGGCGACCAGCACCCGCGCCCCGGACAGGTCGACGACGTTCGGCACCGGCGGGAGCATGATCGGCACGGGCAGCCGCTCGTCGACGCCGGTGTAGAACTCGACGTTCGCGACGTGCAGGTTCTTCACGTCCAGCGCGTAACCGAGCGCGCCGGCGACGAACAGCCCGCCGCGGGCGATGGACAGGACGATGTCGGGCAGGTATCCGTCGGCGGCGACCTGCTCGGCGAGCTCGCGCGAGGCGGTGCCGAACAGCTCCCAGGTCAGGGTCTCGCGCTCGCTCACGCGCTCACGCTCGCCCCGCGCCGGCGCAGCACCCGCTGCGCGCCCCACCTCGTGACCAGCCACAGCGCCTCGGTGACGATCGACCGGCTCATCTTGGACGCCCCCCGCTCCCGTTCGACGAACGTGATCGGCACCTCGCGCACCCGGAACCCGGCGAGCACGGCACGGTAGGCGACGTCGACCTGGAAGCAGTAGCCCTGCGAGGCGACCTCGCCGAGGTCGAGCTCCTCGAGCACCTGGCGCCGGAAGGCGCGGTAGCCGCCGGTGATGTCCTGGATCGGGACGCCCAGGGCGAGGCGGGAGTAGAGGTTGCCGCCGCGGGAGAGCCACTCGCGGTGCGCGGGCCAGTTGCGGACCGCGCCGCCCGGCACGTACCGCGAGCCGAGGACGAGGTCGGCGTCGCGCAGCGCGTCGAGCAGGGAGGGCAGGTCCTCCGGGGCGTGCGAGCCGTCGGCGTCCATCTCGACGACGACCTGGTGCGGGCCGTCCAGCGCGTGGGCGAACCCGGCGAGGTAGGCGGCGCCGAGGCCGTCCTTCGTGGTGCGGTGCAGCACGCTGATCCGGGGGTCGGCCGCGGCCATCTCGTCGGCCAGCTTCCCGGTGCCGTCGGGACTGTTGTCGTCGACCACGAGCACGTCGGCGGTGGGGACGGCGGCGTGCAGCCGCGCGACGACCGGCCCGATGTTCTCGCGTTCGTCGTAGGTCGGGATCACCACCAGCACGGGTCCCGGGACCTCAGACATCGGACTTCCTTCCCGCCGCCCGGCGGCGCGCGGGGACCGCCACGGCGACGGCCCCCAGACCCAGGGCGACCACGACCCACTCCGGGCCCGATCGCAGCTGGCTGGCCAGGGTAACGGTGGTGCGCAGCGTCGTCCGATCGACCAGGGTGTCCGGGGTGAACTGCTGCGTGCGGGCGGTGACGGTGCCGTCCGGGGTGACCGTGGCGCTCACCCCCGACGTGGTGACGACGACCGCCGACCGGTCGAACTCCACCGCGCGGATCCGCGACATGGCCAGCTGCTGGTAGGTCATGTCGGTGAACCCGAAGGTCGCGTTGTTGCTCGGCACGGCGATCATCTCCGCGCCCGCGGCGACGCTGTCGGCGAGCAGGTCGTCGAAGGCGATCTCCCAGCAGATCGCGATGCCGACGCGCACCCCGTTGACGTCGAGCGCCCCCTCCCCCGGCCCGGGCAGGAAGTTGCTGGCCCGGTCGACGTAGGGCGAGAACAGCCGGAAGAAGCTGCGCCAGGGCATGTACTCGCCGAAGGGCTGGATGCGGCGCTTGTCGCTGCGCTCCACCACCCCGACGCCGGGCTCCCACACCACGGCGGCGTTGCTCGACGTCGGGCCGTCGGAGTTGGCCATCTCCGGCGGGTTGCGCAGGATCGTGCCCAGCAGGATCGGCACGCCGATCGCGGTGGCCGCGCGGTCGATCTGCGCGGCTGCGTCGGGGTTCTGCAGGGGGTCGATGTCGGAGGAGTTCTCCGGCCACACGACGACGTCGGGCTGCTCGGCGCGGCCGGCGGCGACGTCGGCGGCGAGCTCCTCGGTGACGCGGACGTGGTTGTCGAGGACGGCGCGGCGCTGGGCGTTGAAGTCCAGGCCCAGGCGTGGCACGTTGCCCTGGACCGCGGCGACGGTGACGACCCGGTCGGGCCCGCCACCGAACGCGGGAACCAGCGCGGCGATCGGGCCGGTGAGCAGCGCGGCGACGGCGATGACCGCGGGCGTCCGGACCGAGGCGATCCCCTCCCGCACGACGAGCCTGCGCACCAGCTCCCCCAGCGCGAGCCCGGCCAGCACGGTGACGAACGACAGCAGCGGCACCCCGCCGATCGCGGCGACCGGCAGGAACGGGCCGTCGGGCTGGCCGAAACCGACGCGGCCCCACGGCATGCCGCCCCACGGGATCCGGGAGCGCACCGACTCGCCGATCCCCCACACCGCGGCGGCCCACAGCGGCCACGCGGGCAGGCGGGTGACCACGGCCATCCCGGCGCACGCGACGGCGACGAACAGCGACTCGAAGACCGACAGGGCGATCCACGGCAACCACTGCACCAACGAGCTGACCCACACCAGCAGCGGCGTCAGGAACGCCATCGAGAACACGAACCCGTAGCCGAACCCGGCGCGCGCCGACCCGCCGCGCAGGACCACGCCGAACAGGCCGAACGCCGGCAGCGCCAGCCACCACAGCGTGCTGGGCGGGAAGCTCAGGTACAGCAGGTACCCGCCCGCCGCGGCGGCGACCAGCCGGACGGGGACGAGCGCGCGTCGGCGCGGCGGAGCCCCGGGGGCGGGACGGGATCGGTGGTGGGAGCGGCCACGGGGGTGAGCCTACGTCCGGGGTCGGACGTCACGGCTCACCGGCGTTCGAGCACCAGCACCTCGTCGCTCACAGCGACCGGTGTCAGCGTCGCCACGGGCCGCCCGGCGAGCAGGATCCGCAGGAACGGCGTCTCCTCCTCCACGACCTGCCCGCCGCCGTCCTGGGGGTGGCGGTAGAGCACGAGGTACCGGGCGTCGAAGCGGTCCATCGTCGCGGCGACGGTGTCCTCGTTCCAGCGCAGGTCCGAGAACGTCGACTCGACGAGCCCGACGACCGGGCGGCGCAGGACGTAGCCGGTGGCCTGGCCGTCGGCGGCGAGGACCGGCTCGTCGGGGCCGAGGCGGGCGTCGAGCCACTCCGGGACGGTGTCTCCGCCGGCCACCGGTGCGGCGAGCCGCTGCGCCACACCGGCGTCCGGCGGCGGGTCGGACGTCGTGAGCACGCCGAGGACCCCGACCAGCAGGCCGATCGCCGCCACCGCGGTCGCGCCGGCGTACCGGGGTCCGCGACGCGGAGGCTCGGCGGTGCGCGGGGCGGGGACGACGGGCACGGTGGCGGCCGCCAGGAGCGCGAGCAGCAGCAGCGCGGTGGGCAGCAGGGGGAAGAACATCCGCGGGCCGTAGGAGATCACCGAGACCAGCCCGGCCTCGAACATCAGCACGCCGTACACCGCGACGACCGCGCCGAGCAGCACGACCGGACCGGTCGCGGGGCGCGGGCGGCGCCGGACCAGCACGACGAGCCCGACCAGTGCCGCGAGCCCGAGCACCGCCTGGGCGGCACGGGCCGGCAGGCTCGACGCGTCGCCGATGACGAGGTGCAGCAGCGCGTCGGCGGTGTCGAGGACCAGGCCGCCGACGGGGTGGTCGACGGACACGGTGTTGCCGCCCCGCCAGCTGCCCGCGACGACCACGTTGCGCAGCAGCAGGGCCCCGAACAGCGGGGCCGCGACGCCGACGGTGATCGCGAGCGTCTCCGCGGCCCGCCGGTCGCGCCGCAGCAGCAGCAGCACCGTCAGCCCGACCGCGGTGCCGACGACGACGAACAGGCCCGCGTAGCGCACCCACACCGACAGGCCGAGCGCGACGCCGGCCAGCACCGAGGCGCGGCGGTGCCCGACGGTCCGCTGCGCGGCCACCAGCCCGAGCGCGGTGCCGGTGACGAGCAGCGTGAACAGCGCCTCGCTGAGGACCGAGCCCGCGAACGTCAGGGTGAACGGGTTGACGGCGAACGCGAGGAGCGCCGGGCGGGCGAACCGGGCGGGTACCTGCAGGGTCCGGGTGGCGAGGCCGAGCACCAGCACGGTCAGGGCCACCGCGAGCACGGAGACCGTGACCGCCGCGCCGACCGGGGGCAGCCCGAGCAGGCGCAGCCCGGCGATCGCGAACGGGTAGCCCGGAGGCTGGGTGGTGAACGGGGCGGGGAGGACGCCGTGGGACTGCTCGACGTCGAAGAAGGGCAGGTCTGTGGTGATGCCGTGGCCGGTGAGCAGGTTCTCGGCGACGCCCAGGTACTGGTAGCCGTCGTTGCCGATGTTCAGGTGGGGCACGGCGAGCGTGACGGCCGTGGACACGGCACCGGCGGCCGTTGCCCAGACCCCGATCTCACGCAGGGACTGCGGCTGCCCACGGCGGGTGGTCGGACGGGCCGTCGACCCGGTCCGGACGGTCACGGCCACGGACGCCTCCCCAGGGTCGACCCGGACCCCCGACGGACCCGGTACGGGCGTGCGGCGACCCTGCAGCGCGCTCCTGGCCCTGTGTCGGCGGAGCCACCGGAACCGTTACACCCGCGGTGCGCCGAGGAGGTGGGCGTTGCCGAGCCGGTCGAGCACGCCCGCGGGGCCGGTGCGCCGGTACCACTCGTAGCCGTAGGCCGCGGCGAACGTGGCGAGCGGGACATCCTCGGGGCCGAGCTGGCTGGCGTGCGCGGTGATGGCTGCGCGCTTGGCGTCGAGGTGGGCCGTCGTGCCGCTGACGGCGAGGGTGATCTCGACGGTCGCGCGGCCGAACGGGGTGGCGCCGCCGACCTCGTGCACCGCGCGGGCGGCGCCGTGCACGAGGTGGCCGTCGCGGGCGGCGGTGTGCAGGTGCTCGCGGTCGACGGTGGTGCGGTACGCCGTGGCGCCGGTCAGCTCCGCGGCCAGCGCGCCGACGCGGAACGCCGCGTTGTGGTCGGGATGGCCGTAGATGCCGTGCTCGTCGTCGTGGACGATCGTGGCGGCGCCCTCGTCGTCGGCGAGCTCGGCGACGTGCCGGGCCAGCGTCAGGGGGTCGGCGGCGGCGAACGCGCGGGGGTGGACGAGACCGGGGCCGCCGGGCAGGCCGGAGTCACGCCCCCCGAGCAGCACCAGCCGCGAGACGCCGAGCAGCCCGGCTGCGGTCTCCAGCTCGGCGATCCGCCGCTCGGGCACGGTCTCCCCGGTGCGCAGCGGGACGCGCGAGCCGCCCAGCTCCCCCGCCGTGGCGAGGACGAGGACCGTGCGTGCGCCCGCGTCGGCGAGGCGGCGCAGCGTGAGGCCGGAGAAGATCGACTCGTCGTCGGGGTGGGCGTGGAGGACGAGGACGGTCTGGCCGCGGAGATCGGGCTCGTTCATGAGGTGATCGCAGACGTGCGGGCCGCAGGATGCGGGCAGGCGGACGGGGCCGGGGGCGTCAGCTACAGCGACAGCGCCCCGGACAGCACCCACGCAGCGCGGGCCCGGTCCGGTCGATCACGCGGGAACTATGGCACAAGCGGTCGGTGCTCGTCACCCAGGGTGTCGTGCAGCACGCGGCCGCGCTGCACGGTGCGCAGGCAGGTGCCGCCCTCCCGGTCCCACAGGGCGTAGGAGGCCGGGGCGCCGGGGGCGATCCGACCGGCGAGCGGATCGGCGTCGCCGGCCGCCCGGTACCCGCCGACGGTGTGGGCCGACATCGCCTGCGCCGTCGTGAGGCCCGAGCCCGGGGTGCGGTGTCCGACCGCCGCCCGCACGGCGTCCCACGGGCCGATCGGCGTGACCGGGCTGTCGGAGCCGAGAGCCAGCACCACCCCGGCGGCGTGCAGGGCGGCGAACGGGTTCATCGCGCCGGCGCGCGGGCCGAGGCGCGCGGCGTACATACCGGTCCCGCCGCCCCAGTACGCGTCGAACAGGGGCTGGACGCTCGCGACGACGCCGTGCTCGGCCAGCACCGCCATCTGCGCGGCGTCGACCATCTCCAGGTGCTCGACGCGGTGCCGCACGCCTGCGCGCCCCGAGCGGCGCAGGCCGTCGACGAGCATCGCCGCGGCGGCGTCGCCGATGACGTGGAAACCGGCCTGGATCCCGGCTGCGGTGCAGGCCGCGAGGTGCGCGGCCACGGCGTCGGCGTCGAGGTAGCGGATACCGGTGCTGTCGGGGGCGTCGGTGTAGGGGGTGCACAGCGCGGCGGTGCGGGACCCGATCGAGCCGTCGACGAACAGGTCGCCTGCCAGGCCGTGCGCACCGGTGGCGGCGAGGAGGGCACGGGCCTCGTCGGCGGTGGTGACCGCCTCGCCCCAGTAGCCGACGACGTCCGGCCCGTCGGTGCGCAGCAGGGCGGCGAGGTCGGCGCGCGAGGAGATGTCCGGTCCCGCGCACTCGTGCACGACGCCGATCCCGCGGGCGGCGGCGTCGGCCAGGAAGGCACGCTGGGCGGCGTCGCGGACCGGGGCGTCGACGGCGGCCAACGCGGCGCGGCGGGCGTGGTGGTGCGGGTCGGCGGTGACCGGGCCGTCGGGGGTGCCCGGGGCGGCCAGTGCACCGCTGACGAGCGCGGAGTGGACGTCGATGCGGCTGAGGTAGACCGGCGCTCCCCCGGCGGCGCGGTCGATCTCGGCGCGGGTGGGGACGGGTGCGTCCCACTCCTGCTCCTGCCAGCCGTGGCCCCAGACCAGCGCGCCGGGGCGGGCGGCGGTGCGGGTGCGGACGGCGTCGAGCAGGGCCTGCGGGGACGGGCAGCCGGTGAGGTCGAGCCCGTCGACGAGCAGTCCGGTGGAGGTGGCGTGCACGTGGGCGTCGACGAATGCGGGGGTGAGGACGGCGCCGTCGAGGTGGACGACGTGGTCGCCGCGCTCCGCTCGGGCCGGCGCGACGCGGGTGATCGTGCCGTCGACGATCTCGACGGCGGCCGGGCCCGCCGGGGCGCCCGGGTCGAGGACCCGGGCGCCGAGCAGCAGCGTCACACGCTGCGCTTGGGCATCAGCACCCACATCACGATGTAGGCGATGAACTGCGGCCCCGGCAGGATGCAGGACAGGACGAAGGCCATACGGACGAGGAACGGGCTCAGCCCGAACCGGTCCGCGATCCCGGCGCACACGCCGGCGATGACCTTCCCGTTGCGCGGGCGGGTCAGGGTCGATGCCACGAAGGGCTCCTCTCGGTGCGACGCGTCTCGTCGCCGTGGTCCACGCTCCGCCGGATGCGGTCCGTCGACATCGGGTGAACGCCCGGAGGACACCCTGAGGTTCCCGGGTGTCAACCCCGGTCGCCGGATCCGGTGGACAACCGTCGCTGATCGTGATCGCGGCTGCTCCGCACGGGGGTTGTCCACAGGCATCGGCAGATGCCCTGGTCAGGCGGTGCATCCGGACCCTAGCGTCGGGCCCGTGATCCGTTCCCGCCGCCTGCTGCTCCCGGCGCTCGCCGTGCTCCTCCTCACGTCGCTCGGCGCACCCCCGGCGGGGGCGGCGGAGCGGCGCAGCGCCGTCGTCGCGCTCGGCGACAGCGCCGCCTCCGGTGAGGGGGCGGGCGACTACGTGGCCGGTACCCGCGGGGAGGGCGGCGACTGGTG
It contains:
- a CDS encoding phosphoribosyltransferase, whose protein sequence is MSERETLTWELFGTASRELAEQVAADGYLPDIVLSIARGGLFVAGALGYALDVKNLHVANVEFYTGVDERLPVPIMLPPVPNVVDLSGARVLVADDVADTGATLKLVRDFCVGHVADVRCAVVYEKPHSTVQCEYVWRRTDKWINFPWSTLPPVVRSAGQVLDA
- a CDS encoding polyprenol monophosphomannose synthase; the protein is MSEVPGPVLVVIPTYDERENIGPVVARLHAAVPTADVLVVDDNSPDGTGKLADEMAAADPRISVLHRTTKDGLGAAYLAGFAHALDGPHQVVVEMDADGSHAPEDLPSLLDALRDADLVLGSRYVPGGAVRNWPAHREWLSRGGNLYSRLALGVPIQDITGGYRAFRRQVLEELDLGEVASQGYCFQVDVAYRAVLAGFRVREVPITFVERERGASKMSRSIVTEALWLVTRWGAQRVLRRRGASVSA
- the lnt gene encoding apolipoprotein N-acyltransferase, which codes for MVAAAAGGYLLYLSFPPSTLWWLALPAFGLFGVVLRGGSARAGFGYGFVFSMAFLTPLLVWVSSLVQWLPWIALSVFESLFVAVACAGMAVVTRLPAWPLWAAAVWGIGESVRSRIPWGGMPWGRVGFGQPDGPFLPVAAIGGVPLLSFVTVLAGLALGELVRRLVVREGIASVRTPAVIAVAALLTGPIAALVPAFGGGPDRVVTVAAVQGNVPRLGLDFNAQRRAVLDNHVRVTEELAADVAAGRAEQPDVVVWPENSSDIDPLQNPDAAAQIDRAATAIGVPILLGTILRNPPEMANSDGPTSSNAAVVWEPGVGVVERSDKRRIQPFGEYMPWRSFFRLFSPYVDRASNFLPGPGEGALDVNGVRVGIAICWEIAFDDLLADSVAAGAEMIAVPSNNATFGFTDMTYQQLAMSRIRAVEFDRSAVVVTTSGVSATVTPDGTVTARTQQFTPDTLVDRTTLRTTVTLASQLRSGPEWVVVALGLGAVAVAVPARRRAAGRKSDV
- a CDS encoding PIG-L deacetylase family protein; its protein translation is MNEPDLRGQTVLVLHAHPDDESIFSGLTLRRLADAGARTVLVLATAGELGGSRVPLRTGETVPERRIAELETAAGLLGVSRLVLLGGRDSGLPGGPGLVHPRAFAAADPLTLARHVAELADDEGAATIVHDDEHGIYGHPDHNAAFRVGALAAELTGATAYRTTVDREHLHTAARDGHLVHGAARAVHEVGGATPFGRATVEITLAVSGTTAHLDAKRAAITAHASQLGPEDVPLATFAAAYGYEWYRRTGPAGVLDRLGNAHLLGAPRV
- a CDS encoding cytochrome P450, with protein sequence MSSEDPGHLAFWARPDDERAAVFAALRRRDGLPWVPFTNRAPFTPSRDGFHAVVRHADVVAATRDARLFGNAPNAASLYDIPPWLLRYLDSMISKDGPEHARLRKVLARAFSPRMLARLESDIRTRATRIVDDVLTERSGEFVSRVAQRLPVAVICTMLGLDDTHHDLVARHGNTLVGSNDPEHNGVSRAYLMRHGAPGVRHLLPLSARLAFAGEQLHRLVRRTGRERLREPRDDLISTLVHADVDGERLTPREVGTLFILLVLAGSETTRATISHALRLLTDHPEQREHLLADVPGRIGGAVEETVRHASPVLQFRRTATADGELAGTPVRAGDKLLLFYTSANRDEAVFTDPDRFDITRSPNPHLGFGGPGPHYCLGAALARTEATILLTELLTRAPTIRAVGEPDRLLSDFVNGVKRQAYAL
- a CDS encoding PspC domain-containing protein; the protein is MASTLTRPRNGKVIAGVCAGIADRFGLSPFLVRMAFVLSCILPGPQFIAYIVMWVLMPKRSV
- a CDS encoding amidohydrolase gives rise to the protein MTLLLGARVLDPGAPAGPAAVEIVDGTITRVAPARAERGDHVVHLDGAVLTPAFVDAHVHATSTGLLVDGLDLTGCPSPQALLDAVRTRTAARPGALVWGHGWQEQEWDAPVPTRAEIDRAAGGAPVYLSRIDVHSALVSGALAAPGTPDGPVTADPHHHARRAALAAVDAPVRDAAQRAFLADAAARGIGVVHECAGPDISSRADLAALLRTDGPDVVGYWGEAVTTADEARALLAATGAHGLAGDLFVDGSIGSRTAALCTPYTDAPDSTGIRYLDADAVAAHLAACTAAGIQAGFHVIGDAAAAMLVDGLRRSGRAGVRHRVEHLEMVDAAQMAVLAEHGVVASVQPLFDAYWGGGTGMYAARLGPRAGAMNPFAALHAAGVVLALGSDSPVTPIGPWDAVRAAVGHRTPGSGLTTAQAMSAHTVGGYRAAGDADPLAGRIAPGAPASYALWDREGGTCLRTVQRGRVLHDTLGDEHRPLVP